Within Bacteroidia bacterium, the genomic segment ACGGTTTTACCACTAAGGTCACGTATTTCGTAGGGTAGGGAGGTTATACTGCTATTTTTTAATTTAACATAAATATAATTGTGGGTTGGATTGGGAAAAATGGAATATTGCTTTTCCTGAATTTCCTGTAATTGAACGTTATTACATTCTTTGATATATTTAATTGTAGCCGACAATTTGGGTGCCGGAATGGCAGTGGTGTCCTGCAATAATGTTTCTAACAAGCCCCAGCTACCGTATTGTGCGCTCAGCGGGGCTACGAGAGAGAAGTTCATTAATAACCAGGGATACGGTCCACTGTGAATGCTTTTAAGATATTCATAGTTTTCTACATATAAATTATACATAGCCGTATCCCGCTGGATGTCCAGTAATACCTGATCGTAAGTGGAGGGTACCCCGAAAGGTATGGGAGTGATGTGCTGTCCTCCTTCATAAAAATATACTTTTTTATTCAAGGGGATAGCCACGGAATCCACGATTTGTTTAATCCACACCCATTCGTGGGCAGCCCGATCCAAGCGTACGCGCTGAGCCAGGTAAGGCACGGTGGCCGATGCAC encodes:
- a CDS encoding T9SS type A sorting domain-containing protein — protein: CMNIWTQVFSGQLHRITRTVGMFTSWLDVSKRIATNLDPNLFDAVAPTYYFGISHESDSLLDNLGASATVPYLAQRVRLDRAAHEWVWIKQIVDSVAIPLNKKVYFYEGGQHITPIPFGVPSTYDQVLLDIQRDTAMYNLYVENYEYLKSIHSGPYPWLLMNFSLVAPLSAQYGSWGLLETLLQDTTAIPAPKLSATIKYIKECNNVQLQEIQEKQYSIFPNPTHNYIYVKLKNSSITSLPYEIRDLSGKTVVSGKLNNATETLDISQLKPGFYIFAVSNFASSFVKY